The following are encoded together in the Candidatus Omnitrophota bacterium genome:
- the tgt gene encoding tRNA guanosine(34) transglycosylase Tgt yields MAFSVIHKDKKSKARLGKLITAHGSIDTPCFMPVGTQGTVKMLSNRDLEDSGTEIILCNAYHLSQRPGIEIIKAAGGLHRFIGWKGPILTDSGGYQIFSMSSPSSKPKVSRKKTSLYKINDQGVEFKSLFDGSRHFFSPEDVIDIQLILGSDIIMPLDECIQYPTPISYARVAMERTLDWAKRSRLALASCQTLEGQEQPLLFGIVQGASFEDLRKECARKLLDMDFEGYALGGLSVGESSDLRYNMISKVIQELPSQKPRYLMGMGKPLDLIEAVSLGIDMFDCIIPTRYGRNGSAFTARGKIIVRDAPYSKDFQPLDAGCDCLTCKTYSRAYLRHLFNSDELLGLYLVSLHNVNFYIKIMCEIREAIKADSLSELKKSYSKYNF; encoded by the coding sequence ATGGCATTTTCCGTTATTCATAAAGACAAAAAATCTAAGGCACGTTTAGGTAAATTAATTACAGCACATGGAAGCATAGATACTCCTTGTTTTATGCCAGTAGGCACTCAAGGCACAGTAAAAATGCTTTCAAATCGTGACTTAGAGGACTCTGGTACTGAGATTATACTATGCAATGCATACCATTTGAGTCAAAGACCCGGCATTGAGATTATAAAGGCTGCAGGCGGACTGCATAGATTTATTGGCTGGAAGGGGCCTATTCTTACAGACAGCGGTGGTTATCAGATATTTTCCATGTCCAGTCCTAGTTCTAAGCCAAAGGTCTCACGTAAAAAGACGTCTTTGTATAAAATCAATGATCAAGGCGTTGAATTTAAGTCCTTATTTGATGGCTCAAGGCATTTTTTCTCACCCGAAGATGTTATAGATATCCAGCTGATTTTAGGTTCAGATATCATTATGCCCTTGGATGAATGCATTCAATACCCTACGCCTATTAGCTATGCAAGGGTTGCTATGGAGCGTACTCTTGATTGGGCAAAAAGGTCAAGGCTAGCCCTGGCCTCTTGCCAAACACTAGAGGGCCAAGAGCAGCCGTTATTATTCGGGATTGTGCAAGGTGCAAGCTTTGAGGATTTACGAAAAGAATGTGCAAGAAAACTCTTGGATATGGATTTTGAGGGTTATGCCTTAGGCGGATTAAGTGTTGGCGAATCGAGTGATCTACGCTATAATATGATATCCAAAGTTATTCAGGAATTACCCAGCCAAAAGCCCCGTTATCTTATGGGTATGGGAAAGCCCCTTGATTTAATTGAAGCTGTAAGCTTAGGAATAGATATGTTTGATTGTATTATTCCAACCCGCTATGGAAGAAATGGAAGTGCGTTTACCGCTAGAGGTAAGATTATTGTCAGGGATGCTCCTTACTCTAAGGATTTTCAGCCGCTTGATGCAGGTTGCGATTGTCTAACTTGTAAGACTTATTCGCGCGCTTACCTTAGGCACCTTTTTAATAGCGATGAATTACTTGGACTCTATCTTGTATCCTT